From a single Natronorubrum tibetense GA33 genomic region:
- a CDS encoding PadR family transcriptional regulator encodes MYDLTGFQRDLLYVIAGEDEPHGLAIKEELEQYYEKEIHHGRLYPNLDTLVDKGLVEKGRRDRRTNFYTLTRRGRRELEARRDWEGQYVEL; translated from the coding sequence ATGTACGACCTGACAGGATTCCAGCGCGACCTGCTGTACGTTATCGCCGGCGAGGATGAGCCCCACGGACTGGCAATCAAAGAGGAACTCGAGCAGTATTACGAGAAGGAGATCCATCACGGCCGGCTCTACCCGAACCTCGATACGCTCGTCGACAAAGGACTCGTCGAGAAGGGACGGCGCGACCGGCGGACCAACTTCTACACGCTCACGCGTCGCGGCCGACGCGAACTCGAGGCCCGTCGCGACTGGGAAGGACAGTACGTCGAACTGTAG
- a CDS encoding MgtC/SapB family protein: MNEVTLQLADAPLDETVVRLALAGALGMFLGLEREWSQKSAGIRTFSLISLLGAVFTLLASETEIGEGLLVLGGLLVIVQGVLLAVQGLLDEDGETGLSLTTSVSMLVAYGIGALVAAGFILEGVTVAVLSSLLLVLKRELHEFAWGLSREEMRSTTEFAILAFVVYPLLPAEWSPEIAGIVIPLEPQVIWLMVVAVAGIGIVNYAIVSTYGGRGIAVTGFFGGLASSTAVVGTMLDHVRQRPEAASYAVAAILLANAAMAARNLAIAVGFTIDSGSDVLFEAIIPLGAVIVIAFTIAATTADWRESGPIELESPFSMKNALAFGAVFLVVLVFGSLAETWFGTLGFYATAVASGFVSSAGATTSAVVLYRGGQLGAAEATIAILLATVSSILVKTLLASTSPNHDFRKQVAAYSALLLVGGALASIIVVI; encoded by the coding sequence GTGAACGAGGTTACGTTACAGCTCGCGGACGCGCCGCTGGACGAGACCGTCGTCCGGCTTGCGCTGGCCGGAGCGCTCGGGATGTTCCTCGGTCTCGAGCGCGAATGGTCCCAGAAGTCGGCCGGGATCCGGACGTTCTCGCTGATCAGCCTCCTCGGCGCCGTCTTCACCCTGTTAGCATCTGAAACCGAGATCGGTGAAGGACTGCTCGTGCTCGGTGGCCTCCTCGTCATCGTTCAGGGCGTGTTGCTGGCCGTGCAAGGGCTGTTGGACGAGGACGGCGAAACCGGGCTCTCGCTGACGACTTCGGTGTCGATGCTCGTCGCCTATGGGATCGGCGCACTGGTCGCCGCCGGGTTCATCCTCGAGGGCGTCACGGTCGCCGTGCTCTCGTCGCTGTTGCTCGTCCTCAAGCGCGAACTTCACGAGTTCGCGTGGGGCCTCTCCCGCGAGGAGATGCGCTCGACGACCGAGTTCGCCATCCTCGCGTTCGTCGTTTATCCGCTGTTGCCCGCCGAGTGGAGCCCCGAAATCGCCGGGATCGTTATCCCGCTCGAGCCACAGGTGATCTGGCTGATGGTCGTCGCCGTCGCCGGAATCGGGATCGTCAACTACGCGATCGTCTCGACCTACGGCGGCCGAGGGATCGCGGTGACCGGTTTCTTCGGCGGGCTGGCCTCCTCGACGGCCGTCGTCGGGACGATGCTCGATCACGTCCGTCAGCGTCCCGAAGCGGCGTCGTACGCCGTCGCCGCAATCTTACTCGCGAACGCGGCGATGGCCGCGCGAAACCTCGCTATCGCGGTCGGCTTTACGATTGACAGCGGTTCCGACGTTCTCTTCGAGGCGATCATCCCGCTCGGGGCGGTCATCGTAATCGCGTTCACCATCGCGGCCACGACCGCCGACTGGCGCGAGTCAGGGCCGATCGAACTCGAGAGTCCGTTCTCGATGAAGAACGCGCTCGCGTTCGGCGCCGTCTTCCTCGTCGTGCTCGTCTTCGGGTCGCTCGCGGAGACCTGGTTCGGCACGCTCGGCTTCTACGCGACGGCGGTCGCGAGCGGCTTCGTCTCGAGTGCGGGCGCGACAACCTCGGCCGTCGTCCTCTACCGCGGCGGGCAACTGGGTGCGGCCGAGGCGACCATCGCCATCCTACTCGCGACCGTCTCGAGCATCCTGGTCAAGACGCTGCTCGCGTCGACGTCGCCGAACCACGACTTTCGAAAACAGGTCGCAGCCTACAGTGCACTGCTCCTCGTCGGCGGCGCGCTGGCGTCGATTATCGTCGTCATCTAG
- the purD gene encoding phosphoribosylamine--glycine ligase has product MREHVLLIGGGGREHAIARALADSEADLYACAGNRNPGIARIATEFETLETTNPKAVVDYAEDVDATIAVIGPEAPLEAGVADELEAAGIYPFGPKEDDARIETDKAFQRRFMEEHGIPGCPDFKTFDDMEAACDFIDDYDGDLVIKPAGLTGGKGVKVIGDQVTPEEGKAYIRDSDYDRIVLEERLIGEEITIQALVANEAFETAPAVQDHKRAYEGDEGPNTGGMGSYSDATNELPFMTEADYEEAVSIIEATVDALDDYRGILYGQFMLTSEGPKVIEFNARFGDPEAMNTLPVLETDFLDVLTAARDGEAPPELEFADQATVCKYAVPEGYPTDPEAGAKVQVDEESAGDALLYYASVDERDDGIYTTTSRSFAVVGLADSITEAEEIAEDALAVAGDEGLHMRHDIGKPDLVQRRIDHMNELRGE; this is encoded by the coding sequence ATGCGAGAGCACGTGCTCCTGATCGGCGGCGGTGGCCGCGAACACGCTATCGCTCGCGCGTTAGCGGACAGTGAGGCCGACCTCTACGCCTGCGCGGGGAACCGAAACCCGGGGATCGCTCGGATCGCGACCGAGTTCGAGACGCTCGAGACGACGAACCCGAAGGCCGTCGTCGACTACGCCGAGGACGTCGATGCGACGATCGCCGTCATCGGTCCCGAGGCGCCCCTCGAGGCCGGCGTCGCGGACGAACTCGAGGCCGCGGGCATCTACCCGTTCGGCCCGAAGGAGGATGACGCTCGGATCGAGACGGACAAGGCCTTCCAGCGCCGGTTCATGGAAGAACACGGCATCCCGGGCTGTCCCGACTTCAAGACCTTCGACGATATGGAGGCCGCGTGTGACTTCATCGACGACTACGACGGCGATCTGGTTATCAAACCAGCCGGTCTCACGGGTGGGAAGGGCGTCAAAGTCATCGGCGATCAGGTCACGCCCGAGGAGGGGAAGGCATACATTCGGGACTCCGACTACGATCGGATCGTCTTAGAGGAGCGACTCATCGGCGAGGAAATTACTATCCAGGCGCTCGTCGCCAACGAAGCCTTCGAGACCGCCCCCGCCGTCCAGGACCACAAACGCGCCTACGAGGGCGACGAGGGTCCAAATACGGGCGGGATGGGCAGTTACTCAGACGCGACGAACGAGTTGCCGTTCATGACCGAAGCGGACTACGAGGAAGCCGTCTCGATCATCGAGGCGACCGTCGACGCTCTCGACGACTATCGCGGAATTCTGTACGGCCAGTTCATGCTTACCAGCGAGGGCCCGAAAGTCATCGAGTTCAACGCCCGCTTCGGCGACCCCGAGGCGATGAACACCCTGCCCGTCCTCGAGACCGATTTCCTCGACGTGTTGACGGCCGCTCGAGACGGTGAGGCCCCGCCGGAACTCGAGTTCGCCGACCAGGCCACTGTCTGCAAGTACGCCGTGCCGGAGGGCTATCCGACGGACCCCGAGGCGGGAGCGAAGGTGCAGGTCGATGAAGAGAGCGCCGGCGACGCCTTACTCTACTACGCCAGCGTGGACGAACGCGACGACGGCATCTACACGACGACCTCGCGCTCGTTCGCCGTCGTCGGTCTCGCGGACTCGATCACCGAGGCCGAGGAAATCGCGGAGGACGCCCTCGCGGTCGCCGGCGACGAGGGACTGCACATGCGCCACGACATCGGCAAACCGGACCTCGTCCAGCGGCGGATCGATCACATGAACGAACTCCGCGGAGAATAG